From the Papaver somniferum cultivar HN1 chromosome 2, ASM357369v1, whole genome shotgun sequence genome, the window TCTAGCTGCATTGAAGACAACATCAGACAACCATTGAAAATCAAGACAGTTGGAGCACTTGAGGTAAGCAATATTATAGTTGTGTGCATTCTGGCAGAAGAAAAGCATCACAGTTTccttacacttcttcttcttgcaGTCTTGGTTCTTCCATGGACAGTTGTTGTGCATATGACTCTTGTCACAGATCAGATCTTCCACGTTTGCAAACCACGTCAGCCACAGGTTAACTCTAGTTAACTGGGTTTTGTTAGGATAGAGGGCATTTTGGGAACATTTAACACCGTTTTTTTGAAAAACTGTTATGTCGCCCAAAGTGTGACTGTTTTGTATACGATTTATAAAAGTATGATCAATTTATAACCAAATTAGaaaaagtatgaccattttgtaaTTGGCTCTTAGTTTAATTTCCATGGCTGCCACTAACTCCATAGCCATCGATCTTGGCCATCATGTACAGTGGGGACTCAAGGTTTCCACCAGGTTTTCCATCGCTGCCACTAACTCCTTTATGTAGAGTATCTATGCTTCCTAAGGTTGGATACGGTAAGGAATTGCAGACCATAATAAACTAATTACTTTTATGGTCTCCCTGCACTCTTCCTTTATGCAGTATCTATGGTGACTCCATCGTGCATGCTCTCTCTGAAAAAATTGCAAATGCAGATACATGTTAGTTCACCAAATTGCAAATGCTGCATGTTGTTGCAGTTACTGGTGGTGCACCTACTACCAACAGACAATCATTAAACTTTCGTACTTTACATTAGGTACAATTAATACTACTCCGGGCTATAAATGTATAGTTAATTGGGATCGACTAAAATCATTGAGTTATACCAAAGATAAGCACTATTAACTTAACAAATCATAAACAATAACCCTATCGCCATCTCCAGGGAAGATTTCATGAGCCCACTTAATCTAAAGCTCCATCCTTGACGTTAATTTAGATTgctcgtaaaaaaaaaaaaaaaaaaaaccctgaaattaGAAAAGATAACACTCCTTAGTTAGGGATTATCACATAGCCAATGAATAAAATCAGCAAACCTTGCAACCAATTTGAATTTGTACAGAGAAAAGGAGGATGCGTAGGGCACATGTGATCCAAAAGAACGTAGCCATCAGCATATGCCTGCTAGCATATGCGGTTCCCTGTAGAAGTTCTTGTAGGAGTAACAATGCAGTTCCCTGAGATGGAGAAGTTTCTGAAAATTGTAGGAATTAGAGAAACACGGAGTAGGAGAAACTAAAACACATAGCTACGGCATAGATATAAGGTCACAGTTCGTTATATtaggaaagagaaggaaaaaaaaccaTAGGTTTCAATTTCtgaaatcattacaaaaatcaATTCCTATCACCAAAATCTCTTCTTATTTAGCAAATTCTTCAAGTTCAACTGAAATCAACAAAAAGAAGATGGAGATGTCGCAAGGAATTTCTCAAGTATGAGAAGAAGCGGTGGCTCACAAAATCACTGTTGACGTTTGAGAAGAAGAAGCATATGACATGTTATATGGAAACGaaaaggaagaagaggagaaaaaaAGATTAGGGTATCCTGCAAGGTTTCTTATGGACGGATCTATCTCTCAAAACATGATGAGTTTTATATTCATGATGAAGAGAGTATATGATTTTCATTACGGAAACAGGATGTTCGTCCTTATTACAAATCAGGAACCGGGGATCCGAGGTACGAAAATATCGCTCCCCAACTTTCAATCCGGACCTTAGGATAACGAAATCAATGATCAGATATATCCGGATAGACAGAATACACTTCCTTTTATAATATATATTTACGAactaaaaaataattttatgttgcGTAGTAAATTACCAGCTTTAGTAGCACAAACAATTTAAATTTGGTGAGACTTTTGGGATTCTGCGCTGAAAGTCGTTACAGACTACTGGAATGTGGAAGAAACTTCTAAAATGGTGTTGACTGCTAATGGGGTACTGTTTTACTGAGGGTGTACCGATATGCATATAGGAAAAAGAAGCATTTTATTTTGGGTTGATACGCCCCCAAGCAAAAGGGTACCTCATTAGCAGCCTTGACATTAGTGGGTAGGTATGCAGTTGCACCCCTTCAAGTATGAGCTCCCAGGCCCAATTTAAATTATTTTACCCCACCTTTAGCCATTTTAAGCCCTTTGCATCCCTCGAATATATTCACATTGATAACTTTCCCACCCACTCTTCAAAAGCTAGCTAATTGGAGCTGATGCACGAGTCAAATGGTCTTCAATTCAATAAGGCTGAAATTTAGTAGAGTCCTCTTTGAAATTTGACTGTTTTGTTGTAGGATTTCTACTAACAGCAATTGTGGTGTGACACAATGCAAAGATTTCCTTTTTAACGGATAGTACTAGAACTAGATTTTGGGAAGACCAGTGGTTAGGTGATACTCCTGTAAAAATTTCCTTTTCCAACCTATACAATGTCTCAAGGAAGAAAAACAATGTAGTCAAATAATTTTATAGCAGAAACAGAGAAGGGTAGTCGAAATGGTACCGGACTTGAGGAGGAGACCATTAAATATTGAGATAGTAGAAGCAGAGAAACTATCTAACAAAATGCAACACGTGACACTGAGTGACGTCAaaaaacagaaaatatggaagtgGGCAACATGCGGAGCCTTTACGATACGCTCCTGCTATTCATCTCTAATTCCTTCCCCGTCCTTCGTTGACTTTACTCACAAGATTATTCGTAATAATAATGTGCATACCAAAGTTAATTCTTTTTACGTGGTTGGTCTATCATAATTCCTTGCTAACTCAGGATATTCTAGAAAAGAGAGGGAGAACGTTAGTAAACATATCTTATATGGGGAAAAACAAGATTGCCTGTCAGTTGAAGGTTTTCTGCGATATTTAGAGTACTATTATGGTATCAAATTTAACCTCGTTAAATTCTCGTCTCTTTTATTCTAGTTTGTGGTTATTTGCAATATTTAGAGTACTATTATGTATCTGTGCTAAACGTTTTCACGGATTTTAGCATAAAGTTCACTGATTTCGTAATAAAATATGATACATAAGTACACACTTCTTTTCCCATGTGAGGAAAAGCAATGAGAGGGGCCGTTGGCCCATACACATTGTGCAAAATGTCTGAATAATAATCTTTATGTTTAAAAATGAACAATTTGTGATGCTAATTTGTTCAAGCCTAAACGCACTGCAGACTCAAATATAATTCTTTCAAGGCAAATTAACACGGTACCTTTTTTGGCTTCCACAATCACAGCCAGCTTCTCTTAACAAGAACTTGATCGTGTTGATTTAGTTGTTGATTATCTTTGACCATTTGGTAAAATCATAGACATCAAACTAGTAGCTCTGACCCTTCGTTCGGTGAAAAGATAAATGCATGACTCATAAAAACTGTGCGCAATACATATTAAGTATATATAAGATCATCCataagagagaaagaaacacaagtACTACCCATTCTGAATTTTCGATAAGAAATTGATTCATTAATTAATTTAGAAAAATCATGGAGAAAGCAAAACTTATGAAGCTAGGTAATGGTATGGAAATACCAAGTGTTCAAGAATTGGCTAAACTCACGCTTGCCGAAATTCCATCTCGATACGTATgcaccgatgaaaaccttttgttGCCTATGGGTGCATCTGTCATAAATGATCATGAAACCATTCCTGTCATCGATATAGAAAATTTATTATCTCCAGAACCCGTAATCGGAAAGTTAGAATTGGATAGGCTTCATTCTGCTTGCAAAGAATGGGGTTTTTTTCAGGTATATATGTCGTAAATACAAGCATTGTGATTGCACCCAGTAGTTGTACTTTGTTACACTAAATATTAGCTAGTGAATCTTCCTTTACATATATATGTTGCAGGTAGTGAACCATGGAGTCGACGCTTCATTGGTGGATAGTGTAAAATCAGAAATTCAAGGTTTCTTTAACCTTTCTATGGATGAGAAAACTAAATATGAACAGGAAGATGGAGATGTAGAAGGATTTGGACAAGGCTTTATTGCATCAGAGGACCAAACACTTGATTGGGCAGATATATTTATGATGTTCACTCTTCCACTCCATTTAAGGAAGCCTCACTTATTTTCAAAACTCCCAGTGCCTCTCAGGTTATTACTAATTCATAATCGGTTTCTATGCACTTGACTTTTTAATCTCACATTTTCATAGTCGGTTTCTGTGCACCTCACTCAGTTTATtcctattcttttttttttgtttggcccACACATATTTAACATTTAGTCCACCTTGTTAGAATTTCAGACTATAAATCATTCTTTACAATTCCTTATTAGCTGTAACCATGTTGTATGTGAACATATTTAATATTTTATGCTGATATATAATTCTGTATATGCATGCTCTAGAATTATATATTCTACCACTTGTAGGAAGATACTTCCAATTTTATCTTCTCTTATTCTTTAATGATGGAAAATTTCTTTTTAAACAAGAGCTAGAACGGAGTACACCTCACCTCATGCCAGGAAAGACATATGTCATTCAACCTTCCATCAAGAGTTGAAAACAACCTCACATAGGATTATCATAACTAGTATGTCATTCCAAATAGTGTAAGAGACATTTGTCCTTATGTGCCCTTAAACATACATAATTAACATAAACAAACTTTAATTCATTGATTAGGGTTAGTACTAATCAAGTTTAAAGGAATACAAATTATGTTTTACTGCTGAACCAACATAAAAAACTGACACACCTAAGTCTCCCTATTTCTGCAAAAAAAATTATCCCTCTTGATATTATTTTCTGGTTCCCCCATTGACCAATAAACATGCAAAATTAACACTCTTTAAAAGAGTATGCATGATAGAGCATAATATTTTCCTCTCTTTGAATTTTCTCAGTGATGTGATTGGATACATTAATTTGGTTGGTTTATTATAGTTTTTCATATGATTATCTAATTTACGTACAGGGAGACAATCGAATCCTACTCATCAGAAATGAAAAAGTTATCCATGGTCCTCTTTAATAAGATGGAAAAAGCTCTACAAGTACAAGCAGCCGAGATTAAGGGTATGTCAGAGGTGTTTAAAGATGGGACACAAGCAATGAGGATGAACTATTATCCCCCTTGTCCTCAACCAAATCTCGCCATCGGTCTTACGTCGCACTCGGATTTTGGCGGTTTGACAATCCTCCTTCAAATCAACGAAGTGGAAGGATTACAGATAAAAAGAGAGGGGACATGGATTTTAGTCAAACCTCTACCTAATGCGTTCGTAGTGAATGTTGGAGATATTTTGGAGGTATTTATTTAAGCTGGGGTAACTACTGGTCCTTGTTTCGAATACTGGTTTTACCTGTACCCAGAAAATTtcttattgttttttcttttacagATAATGACTAATGGAATTTACCATAGCGTCGATCACCGGGCAGTAGTAAACTCAACAAATGAGAGGCTCTCAATCGCAACATTTCATGACCCTAGTCTAGAGTCAGTAATAGGCCCAATATCAAGCTTGATTACTCCAGAGACACCTGCTTTGTTTAAAAGTGGATCTACATATGGGGATCTTGTGGAGGAATGTAAAACAAGGAAGCTCGATGGAAAATCATTTCTTGACTCCATGAGGATGTGAAAACTCAAGAACACAATAATACGAGGTGATTGCATGTCAGATTCAACTATCCTTTTGTCGTTTTTTGGTGCTCGAGTCCTTAATTGTTTTCATCATTGCTTTTGATTCTAATTAATAAGACTTTTCTCAAGAACTCTCATGTAATGTACCTTTAATTTCAGAAAATAAAACGTATTGAGGCACAAATGAGAAAATTGACAGAGTGCTTGAGAAGTGTAATTTCTCGAAAGTGCGTTGTGTTTGTGTTTTGTTATTTCTTCAAGTGTGTACTGATCTTAGTTTTGTTCGTGTTCTCCTATTGTTACTAATTTTTTCAACGAGGTTCTTTCTTTTCTCTCGTGATTTAATCGTATATGGTGCACCAACCAGTTATCTATACTTTGGAGCACTTATAAAACCAACCCGAAACACACAGACACAACCCGAAACCACACATTAAATGTCTCACCTTGAGTAAGATAGCTTGAGCACTGGGAGAACTCGTACAGAATTGGTTAGGTACACCTGAATATCTTAGAACGAGAAACTTATAATGGCAAAGTTGAGAAGGTTTACTCGCTTAAACCGGTCGGTATTCTACTTTTAAGAGATGCAGAGAAGTATGGTATCGATGATTCTAGGCATGACTCGAAAA encodes:
- the LOC113347786 gene encoding thebaine 6-O-demethylase-like, producing the protein MEKAKLMKLGNGMEIPSVQELAKLTLAEIPSRYVCTDENLLLPMGASVINDHETIPVIDIENLLSPEPVIGKLELDRLHSACKEWGFFQVVNHGVDASLVDSVKSEIQGFFNLSMDEKTKYEQEDGDVEGFGQGFIASEDQTLDWADIFMMFTLPLHLRKPHLFSKLPVPLRETIESYSSEMKKLSMVLFNKMEKALQVQAAEIKGMSEVFKDGTQAMRMNYYPPCPQPNLAIGLTSHSDFGGLTILLQINEVEGLQIKREGTWILVKPLPNAFVVNVGDILEIMTNGIYHSVDHRAVVNSTNERLSIATFHDPSLESVIGPISSLITPETPALFKSGSTYGDLVEECKTRKLDGKSFLDSMRM